Genomic segment of Salvia hispanica cultivar TCC Black 2014 chromosome 2, UniMelb_Shisp_WGS_1.0, whole genome shotgun sequence:
GAGGGGAGGGGAGCACCTCAGCTGCGAGGTACTCAAGCACAGCAGCCATATAAACGGGGGCACCGGAACCCACCCGCTGGGCGTAGCGGCCCTTTTTGAGATACCGACCGATCCTTCCCACGGGGAACTGGAGGCCAGCCTTGACGGACCGGGAGACCGCCTTCTTCTTTGGACCGCCGCCCTTCCGGCCACCAGCTCCCTTCTTCAGTTTACCTCCTCCTGCTTCCATTTCTTGGAGCCACTAGAATGTAATCGGCGAATTCGAAGAACAAGAATGTGATTATGCGAAGGTGGAGCGAGATGCGGTGCGTGTCAAATTTACTTGGCGCTGCTGTTGGTTTAAGTAGCAGAGTGGGATTGAGATGAGATGAAAAAGGGGGGAAATTTGGAGCGTCGGATTATATTTATCAACGGCTTAGGATAAAGAGGGGGGCGATCCGCATGACTTGAACTGGACCAATCAAATGTTGCTCTTACAGCCAGCACGTTGGGGATTAGCGTTTGTTGAGCTTGTTTCATTCTTTTCAAAGTGAGAGCATTCGCAACGAGTCTCGTTGCCAATCAATAGTCCGATCAATGCTTATTGCGGGGAGGGGAGACCGCCGAATGCCGCCCAAGCGGGCGTTGTCGAGTGCAATTGCCGCGTGCTTAAACACCAACAATAATGTGTCggataattaaaatgaattatagaGATAGTGATGTGAAAATTGAGATGAGTTAAAGATAAAATGCTAACATTGCATTAGGAAATTGTCATATTACTATTTCAATAAATGGTGTGTCTGGCACATAAAACTTGAATAATATCAAATCAATACAAGGagtaatattagtaatttgatgtattaagtatatattataataataaatgtagctaatttaaatttgaattaaaatatgtattaattatgttttattgttccaaaaatataaaaaatttatatacaaattattaatatatgataacaatattatgcacgttttatattctatatatgtgttcatatgttttatattggtttttttctcaaataaacTAGTCTTTAGAAATTGGTCACATTGACATAGATTTccatattgataaaaataaaaaagaaattaaagggAGAAAAGTTATCCATTTGCTGCTAATCGGCAACATTGAAATCAACTGAAATATCGCCTCTAACTCTACGCTTTTTTTCGCCGTCGAAATCGAGAATTTCGTGCTTCTTACAGTGGGCTGAAGCCCGAGCTTATCCGACTATCTTTCTCTCCAACATACCCAACTACCCCGCCAGATGTTTGTTTAATTGCCGCAATGGCTTTCTCTCCTTCTCTCAACCTCAAGTGCCACCCATGGACTTTTTCCCACAATCTCATTCACCGCTTCGCTTCGTATCCTTCAAGCCCACCATACCTAAtcacatttcaattttctagaAATTCAGCAAAACGGCCGTCGGCAAAGCTCTCTTCTGCCGTCCCCTCGGCTATATCTAATGCTCTACTGTCGCCGGACTTTACTCCAAAGCAACTTTTGGATTGCCTTCGCGACGAGAAGGATGAAAAATTGGCCCTCCGCCTGTTCCAGTGGGCCTCGGAGCAGCCAAATTTCGTGCCCGCGTTGCCTATATACGAGGAGATTCTTGAAAAGCTAGGGAGTGTGGGGTCCTTTGATTCCATCAGGAAAGTTTTGAATCATATGAAGCTCTCGAATATTGATGTTGTAGAGCGCGTATTCTTTATCTTGATTGGTAGTTATGCAAAATTTGAGCTTTATGATGAAGCCGTTAGTGTGCTTGATGTGATGGAGAAAGAATTTAGAGTGAGGCCAGGAACTCATGCTTATAACTTTCTATTGAATGTTCTTGTTGATGGGAATAAGTTGAAATTAGTGGAAAGTGTGCATTCTAAGATGATTAACAGTGGCGTTAAACCTGATATTTCGACTTTCAATATATTGATAAAGGCTTTGTGCAAGGCGCATCAGATAAGGCCTGCGATTTTGTTGATGGAGGAGATGCCTAAGTATGGTTTAGCGCCGGATGAGAAGACATTCACCACAATAATGCAGGGTTACATAGAGGAAGGGAATCTCGAGGGGGCTTTGAGGGTGAGGGAGCAAATGGTGGCGGCTCAGTGCCAGTGGAGTAgtgtgactataaatgtgtTGATCAACGGCTTCTGCAAGGAGGGCAGGATCGAGGAGGCTCTGATATTTGTGCAAAAGATGGTTAATGAGGGGTTTTGCCCAGATAAGTTCACGTTCAATACTTTGATAAGTGGTTTGTGCAAAGCAGGGCATGTGAGCCATGCTCTAGAGATCTTGGATTTGATGCTGCAAGAGGGGTTTGATCCCGACGTTTTCACCTATAACACGGTGATATCTGGACTTTGCAAGAAGGGTGAAGTCAAAGAGGCAATGGAAGTTCTCAATCAAATGCTTTCGAGAGATTGCTCTCCGAATGCTGTCACGTATAATGCCATAATCAGCACCTTGTGTAAAGACAATCAGGTAGAAGAAGCTACTGAGCTTGCACGCAGCTTGACTAGCAAGGGTATTCTTCCTGATGTATCGACTTTTAACTCTCTCATACAAGGTCTTTGTTTAACCAGCAACTTCAACATTGCAATGGAGTTATTCTCCGAGATGAAGATGGAAGGATGTGAACCAGATGAGTTCACTTACAACATATTGATTGACTGCCTGTGTGGCAAAGGCAAGCTTGAGGAAGCACTGAGGCTACTTAAGGATATGGAATCGAGTGGCTGTGCAAGAAGTGTGATAACTTATAACACTCTGATTGATGGATTCTGCAAGATcaggaaaattgaagaagcagaGGAGATCTTTGATCAGATGGAACTTCAAGGGGTCTCGAGAAATCTGGTCACGTATAACACTCTGATTGATGGTCTCTGCAAGGCCAAGAGGGTGGATGAGGCTGCTCAGCTTATGGACCAGGTGATAATGGAGGGGCTGAAACCAGATAAGTTCACTTACAATTCCCTCCTTTCCTACTTTTGTAGAGAAGGAGATATTCAAAAGGCTGCGGATATTGTGCAGACAATGACTTCAAACGGGTGTGAGCCAGATGTGGTGACATATGGAACCTTGATTCAAGGGCTGTGTAAAGCTGGAAGAGTCGAGGTTGCTACGAGGCTTCTCAGAAGCCTCCAGATGAAAGGAATGGTTTTGACTCCGCATGCTTATAATCCTGTGGTGCAGGTGCTTTTCAGGAGGAGAAAAGTGAGAGAAGCGATGCAGCTCTTCAGGGAAATGGAGGAGAAGAATGATCCTCCCGATGCTATATCGTACAAGATTGTTTTCCGGGGGCTCTGCTCTGGTGGTGGCCCCATAGGCGAAGCTGTTGATTTTGCACTTGAAGTGGCTGAGAAAGGCTATCTCCCGGACGTTTCTTCATTCAATATGTTGGCTGAAGGGCTTTGTTCTTTGAACATGGAGGAGACACTAGTGAAACTCGTTGACAAGATAATGGTGAAAGCAAGATTTTCACAGAATGAGGCAGCTATGATAAGGGGTTTCCTTAAAATCCGTAAATTTTCAGATGCGTTGGCTGGTTTTGGCCGGGTTTTGGAGAGCCGAAAACCCAGAAAAAGTTACTGGCGATGATAAACGTTGGTAGTAGAGTTCTTGAATTGCAGAGGTTAtgaaattttggtgctgaagCCTGAGAGGTTAGGGGAAACGGTTGAGGTGCCGAGGCTTTTGTGTTGAAACAGTCGGAATGTTTTATATAAGTTGGTATCCAAATGCAATGAAGTGTTGCTGTAATTTGACTTGCACTAAACTCTATAAATTGTTGGTATGTTATGTCAGTCTTTCATCTTGATTAAATTATGGGTACCCACAGTTGATGGAATTGAAATCCAGTTGATTTGCTAATCGCTTTTGCTCTCCTTGATGATCCATTTAGCAAGTGAGATTATTTCACGTTTTTCACTTGTTACCAAAAgcacaaaaacataaaaaaccaAAGGGTTATCAACAAATTCTTTGAAGGATGCacaattgaaatttatattatcaattttgttgttgttttttttacacaattaaattaattttaaattgtactccgtactacttatattaatttagagagagagggtgGATATTGAGGAGTGAGTTAGAGGGCCATTCGCCACTACCCTATCCAACTCAACTAACAAATCAAACCATTCCTAAAATTAGTTGAGATTAGGTCCACGATCATCTATCtatttattctattcattctagtaaacaacaacaacaattcgTGCACTAAATATGGCAAACTCAATACTGGAAAGGCTGCTGCCGCGTCCAAGGTGGCCCGTGCTAGTCTACGCCGCCACGTGGACGACTATATTGACGGCGACGGTGGCCGTGGCGTCCTTCACCCCGGAGATAGCGTTTGTTTCGGCTGTTAATCCAACATCGCAGGCGTGCAGTGGAGCGGCTGCCTCCATTAGGCTGCCGTTAGATGTTCCGGCTGAGAATTTGTGCTTCCATGCTTCGCTTTTTAAGCGGTCGAGAATCGATATGTTTGTGCCGCCTATTTTCGCAGCCACCATTGTTGCTTGTTCGGCTTTTGTTGTCAAAGCTATGGGATTATGGGAAGAGGATCAAGATAATtaaacacttcattttttttggttaactGTTATGTATGGCATTTTTGTGCATGTATTCCGTCCATATGTGCGGATAtggtttattttgtgttaCCATTGTATTCaagtaaaattgaattaattattaatgtgGTAATCTTTCTAGTTGAAGGGGAGTAAAATACCATTGTGATCATATTAAGCTTAGGCTCTACGGCCAATTTGAATCTATAAATGCCATTAGaatcattttaaaagtatgtcataatttttcataaaatgaagttttttttttttttaattttctccaTCTTAATTAAGAATAGAATAATATCTATTGTTACCATGTACATAGAAAGAAGGTGGTATTGGAATGGTGGGAATCACAAACACTCgattgatttaatttcaatttaattgtgagtgaaaaaaaaattcttatccgtcccaattaaattgaattatttttttgagatCTTAACGAAGTTtggttattttcatttttttttttggaaaaagccAAGACCATTAATCACTTGTACATTATTCGCTTACCTACTTTAGAGTGTCCACAATAAGACGGAATAACCACGCCACAACCACAAAAACTTGTCCAACCCAATAAACAACGACGCCACAACCACGaatcacattatttttaattggactagaataaaaattattggacgaaaataattagagaaaataggcggcggtcgccgcgagACCACCCCCACTGCCCCTTTCACGCAGTGCACGCGGTTGCACACCCCCGCCCCGGCTCCCCTCGTCCAGCAGTAGGCCACCGGGGCCGGCCCTAATGTGGTTActcttactctctcttatctttcttGTCTCAATTTAAACTGTTTTCAATGGCAAGTAAATTATACTAAGAAATAAAGTTATGTTGATATAATTTACACCTTTTATTCTCCTATCATTAGCATACCTACTTGTCGGTATTGAATTGTAGCAATTTTTTTCGTCGGTAGACTGTAATCCATTAGAAGTCTTGGGTTACTCTTTccataaatagtagtagtaataagcatcacatttcactaatctcttttcacttacattttataataaactcaattattataaaaactagTGTTaccacccgtgctatgcacgggacaATAAAATTTCGAAGATATATTAACAACTACTctactaaataatttaaatagaaaatatagtgtaaataatataaaaatatatttataattaagaatataaactaactaaaataagtattcaacacattataaataattttaaacatttataaataacaacaaaaagtCATTTGTACTTCTCTCaatccattttaattttaaatacactcttccactacacaccttcatttaattaaaagtaaaacaatttattaaaaatcgCGCTGGATCAATCTGGAACAAACATTGTGtgacagagagagtaaaaaatacttcctctgaccccaaagaatatgcactttaggatcgacacgggttttaatacaaattggtaaagtaagagaggtagaaagacaaaataaataaagtattgttagtggagaatagtctcacctcattagaccatctccaaccatactccaaaaatgagttttggtctataaatcttctccaaccatacaccaaacttaaactcatttttggtgttttttgtgaaacaacaccaaatatggtgttactgaaaaaatattgtgagacaaaaattcaaaaatggtgtagcttttgaatttagtgtaaatgtgAAGTATAACTACTTTTTAGTGTGAcgtatactcaaaaatggttttgagtttggtgtaaatggttagAGATAGTCTTAGAGAGaaaaactttccaaaattagaaaatacatattcttgtggacgactaaaaagaaaatagtgcatattattgagggacagaggaagtatttgAGACTAAATATTAtagtcaaaatataataaaaatatttgagagtatacataaataatccagatttaattaaaaaaaatgggcaGGCAATTATTAACTGAAAACACGATTAAagcgaaaaaaataatacttaacTACTAAAATGGtgttaaacaaaaaaacacaccCACACGCCACACGCCACACACCATCTCCTTCTCCAGCACACAACTCCTTCATCCCCGACCCACGCCGTCAATCCCTCCCTCTGCTTCTACAGAAATTAAGATAGAGGAAACAGCATAACCGACTACAAAAGGGGCTAAACCATTAAAACCTCATTATCCACATATTATCCTGAAATCTCAGCGCCACCTAATCACATTACAATGTTTTTTCGATATGTTAGGCTGAATGGAATGTCTCTAGAAGAATACTTACATTTGGGAAagtttataaacaaaaatgaatacaACAAATATTCCACTCCCTCCTCGCCTATTtgcctctttctctctctgcgACCCCCCCACTTCTAGTGGCCGATTAAGAAACTTGAAATGGATCGGATGGGGTGTAATTAAAGAGCGACGCGCTGAAAACCTCGCTTCAAAACATCATTCTGTAGAGAGCAAATTGATcaacatcttcttcttctccggGGCAGCGCTGGAGACCAAGGAAGAGGCACGACAGCAATTTCCCAACAAGGAGGGAAAATCAGCCGGGAGAAGTCTCCTTGGATCGCCACCCACTTCTCCGCACAGCAAATCCCCTTCATCGCCTTCCTTGCTTCGCCATCAGTCGAATACCGGCAGCCACCGCACCGACACCAGATTTCACCCAGTTCATGCTGCCCGATTTCCTCCCTGCTTTCCCTACAAATCTTCTAAAGCGGACAATCTCCTCCACCATTCTCTGCTGTGTAGCCGTCTTTCGTCGTTTAAACCTAATCACCCTCAAATTTCCAGCCCGTTGCATctgctttatttattatagcaTAAATATCTTTCACATATTCactctctatttatagaagaattTTAAGATGGAGTACTTGATGCTCTAAAGaaatttatactcatttatttaGTCTATAAAGGACATGCTAGACGGATGAATCTGCTATTTACAATTCTCTAGATTACTTTATGCATTGCTCAAGATGACATCTATTTTATTGCTCTAGAAAACCTTTCGCATTGCTCAAGAATGATAGCTATGATTGTAAGTTTTAATGCTAGTTTCCCGCCCAAATGGTGCCACGGTGGCATCACAAAAACTGCTCCTTTATATTATGATAGATGAGACTCACATTCtactacttattttttttaccaactttcatttacatttcataaaattcgTGTCGGAATCAATCTGGACTCCTAATGTGAGATGAAAGGAGTATACAACAATACGCTACTgtaaagttcatggttttcaATAACTAGTTTTCGACCCGTGCTATGCGCGGTTCCATATATATAAGTCTTTTTAATCGAAAAACTGTTCTTTAATTCCatataaagtaggtggagaataaagtaggatacagatttttttgctaaaaagaaaaatgattcatttatagtgggacattccaaaaaaggaatatgacttGCTTATCTTGAGACGGGAGGAGTATATTACTTCGaaacacataaattataaGGGCCTCATAGTAGGAATACATCATTGAGAGTGAGACAATTTAATGGCATTTTTCATCAAGATATTGCATCTTGTATTCAATTTATATcaaaagaatttaaattaCGATACACAACTTTGTACTTAAATCACCcatcttttaatttaagatGCATCCAAACATTTTTGCACCAATTTATAAACctatcaaattttatagagttaaatatatgaaaacaGATTTACAGCTATAAATGATTATCAGACTATTATTATAGCAACATATACATATTAAGCCTAGCccatgataaaaataatctcaaacTTAATTCCAACTCTCTGTAGTAAAGCAATGGTGACGAAGTGGAGGTTACGCTGATACAGAACTTCTATTTGTCTCACTTCTCCAAATCTCACTGCATCaaccaaaaaattattattgtagaTTTAGTTCATTCATTCAAATATCACTACAGCAACCAAAAACAAcactactatttaattaataagaatGAGGCGAACTCACCATGCTTGATCTTGCTCCGAAACGGCGAAGGAGGGCCAACATAGGCTCAAAGCAAGCTTTCCTCCAAGCTTCCATCAACTTACTGTATCCACCATAAGGTAGAGtcgtagagagagaaaaactgTAAGATGGTAAAGAGAGAATCATTCGAACTAATATTTATAGATCATTTGTATCTAAGTTGTCTACTTATTTTCTAtacataaactaaaataaagaaaattcagAATTTGCAAACTGATTTGATTTCTTTGAATGATTGATAACCTGCATTAGTACTATTAACTATTGGTCAAAAGATGTAAAAGCAGTTTTTTAAGTAATTCTTATAACTATTGGTTAACTTGGTTAGATGTGGAGTATTATAAATGAGTGAAAATCCATCTGatttcccccaaaaaaatcGTGGCtttatatagatataattatatagatTATATAGATACCTTATCATGTACTCTTTGATTACTACGAATGTCGTTAGccgggggggggggggggggcgGGGATGAATTAGTGTGATTTATGTGTGTACGTTAatactttaaatttaatgcTAAGCATATTgttctaaaatttatatcaacattAATATGCATAATTAGGTTTCAGTTGCTAAAAATGAACATGAATTCAAACATTTGAGTGTTTgtataatacaaaaaaaatatgtagagCTTTGAATCTTAGCACAATTATCTATTTGTGATTCACTATCTCCCCCGCGCATAGCACGACCCAACTAATCCCAACTAATTTTCTATCTGCACTTACTAAAAATTGTGAATTCATATT
This window contains:
- the LOC125205989 gene encoding pentatricopeptide repeat-containing protein At3g53700, chloroplastic isoform X2, with product MAFSPSLNLKCHPWTFSHNLIHRFASYPSSPPYLITFQFSRNSAKRPSAKLSSAVPSAISNALLSPDFTPKQLLDCLRDEKDEKLALRLFQWASEQPNFVPALPIYEEILEKLGSVGSFDSIRKVLNHMKLSNIDVVERVFFILIGSYAKFELYDEAVSVLDVMEKEFRVRPGTHAYNFLLNVLVDGNKLKLVESVHSKMINSGVKPDISTFNILIKALCKAHQIRPAILLMEEMPKYGLAPDEKTFTTIMQGYIEEGNLEGALRVREQMVAAQCQWSSVTINVLINGFCKEGRIEEALIFVQKMVNEGFCPDKFTFNTLISGLCKAGHVSHALEILDLMLQEGFDPDVFTYNTVISGLCKKGEVKEAMEVLNQMLSRDCSPNAVTYNAIISTLCKDNQVEEATELARSLTSKGILPDVSTFNSLIQGLCLTSNFNIAMELFSEMKMEGCEPDEFTYNILIDCLCGKGKLEEALRLLKDMESSGCARSVITYNTLIDGFCKIRKIEEAEEIFDQMELQGVSRNLVTYNTLIDGLCKAKRVDEAAQLMDQVIMEGLKPDKFTYNSLLSYFCREGDIQKAADIVQTMTSNGCEPDVVTYGTLIQGLCKAGRVEVLFRRRKVREAMQLFREMEEKNDPPDAISYKIVFRGLCSGGGPIGEAVDFALEVAEKGYLPDVSSFNMLAEGLCSLNMEETLVKLVDKIMVKARFSQNEAAMIRGFLKIRKFSDALAGFGRVLESRKPRKSYWR
- the LOC125203343 gene encoding uncharacterized protein LOC125203343: MANSILERLLPRPRWPVLVYAATWTTILTATVAVASFTPEIAFVSAVNPTSQACSGAAASIRLPLDVPAENLCFHASLFKRSRIDMFVPPIFAATIVACSAFVVKAMGLWEEDQDN
- the LOC125205989 gene encoding pentatricopeptide repeat-containing protein At3g53700, chloroplastic isoform X1, which produces MAFSPSLNLKCHPWTFSHNLIHRFASYPSSPPYLITFQFSRNSAKRPSAKLSSAVPSAISNALLSPDFTPKQLLDCLRDEKDEKLALRLFQWASEQPNFVPALPIYEEILEKLGSVGSFDSIRKVLNHMKLSNIDVVERVFFILIGSYAKFELYDEAVSVLDVMEKEFRVRPGTHAYNFLLNVLVDGNKLKLVESVHSKMINSGVKPDISTFNILIKALCKAHQIRPAILLMEEMPKYGLAPDEKTFTTIMQGYIEEGNLEGALRVREQMVAAQCQWSSVTINVLINGFCKEGRIEEALIFVQKMVNEGFCPDKFTFNTLISGLCKAGHVSHALEILDLMLQEGFDPDVFTYNTVISGLCKKGEVKEAMEVLNQMLSRDCSPNAVTYNAIISTLCKDNQVEEATELARSLTSKGILPDVSTFNSLIQGLCLTSNFNIAMELFSEMKMEGCEPDEFTYNILIDCLCGKGKLEEALRLLKDMESSGCARSVITYNTLIDGFCKIRKIEEAEEIFDQMELQGVSRNLVTYNTLIDGLCKAKRVDEAAQLMDQVIMEGLKPDKFTYNSLLSYFCREGDIQKAADIVQTMTSNGCEPDVVTYGTLIQGLCKAGRVEVATRLLRSLQMKGMVLTPHAYNPVVQVLFRRRKVREAMQLFREMEEKNDPPDAISYKIVFRGLCSGGGPIGEAVDFALEVAEKGYLPDVSSFNMLAEGLCSLNMEETLVKLVDKIMVKARFSQNEAAMIRGFLKIRKFSDALAGFGRVLESRKPRKSYWR